A single window of Gemmatimonadaceae bacterium DNA harbors:
- a CDS encoding AAA family ATPase gives MPRFADLDDEQRSIYQGAPPDGSILVVGPPGTGKTVMAFHRATYLRKLGQSPSLIMFSSVLANYAGANNSHAKDIDVSTMHSWATRWFRRMGAGSPPMIAPHVHDWGAIAASVQRVAAGGRAERANWGHLIVDEGQDFPPAMYGTLAMLLRLVWSDASAPALSVFADENQRLTEQNSTIADIRQALALLGEKRVFELSRNYRNTKQIARFAAHYYCGLRSGIPRAPSREGPKPVVSFHRGQPAMLESIIELIEEARDRNWDVGIVCPKDRTRKYIYSQLQERYASDDDVVVQSYSYKDESLKASDLKFDYSNTVTVLSRPSVKGLEFDAVVVVDPFLLASAEGSGEQQFKMNMYVSCSRAREYLQLCFVSDPDMVRRHLPAPAEALYEVLER, from the coding sequence ATGCCGAGGTTTGCTGATCTCGACGATGAACAGCGATCGATCTATCAGGGAGCCCCGCCCGATGGCTCCATCCTTGTGGTCGGCCCCCCGGGTACCGGCAAGACTGTGATGGCGTTTCATCGTGCCACGTACCTAAGGAAACTTGGGCAGTCGCCGTCCCTGATCATGTTCAGCTCCGTGCTCGCAAATTACGCCGGCGCGAATAATAGCCATGCCAAGGACATCGACGTCTCTACGATGCACTCTTGGGCCACGCGGTGGTTTAGGCGAATGGGCGCAGGCAGCCCGCCAATGATTGCCCCACATGTTCATGACTGGGGGGCGATTGCCGCGTCGGTCCAGCGCGTAGCGGCTGGCGGCAGGGCGGAACGGGCAAACTGGGGACATCTCATTGTCGACGAGGGGCAGGATTTTCCTCCAGCGATGTATGGCACGCTCGCGATGCTCCTTCGGCTCGTGTGGTCTGATGCAAGTGCGCCGGCGCTATCCGTTTTCGCGGACGAAAACCAGCGGCTGACCGAGCAGAACTCGACGATAGCAGATATTCGGCAAGCTCTAGCGCTATTAGGTGAGAAGCGAGTGTTTGAGTTGAGCAGGAACTATCGCAATACGAAGCAGATCGCCAGGTTCGCCGCGCACTACTACTGCGGCCTAAGGAGCGGAATTCCACGCGCACCTAGTCGCGAGGGACCCAAGCCGGTGGTCTCGTTTCATCGAGGACAGCCAGCCATGCTCGAATCGATCATTGAATTGATCGAGGAGGCGCGCGACCGTAATTGGGACGTCGGAATCGTATGTCCCAAGGACCGAACTAGAAAGTACATCTACAGCCAGCTTCAGGAGCGCTATGCCAGTGACGACGATGTCGTGGTGCAGTCGTACTCCTACAAGGACGAGTCGTTGAAGGCGTCGGACCTGAAGTTTGACTACTCTAATACGGTGACGGTGCTCTCTAGGCCGAGCGTAAAGGGACTTGAATTCGATGCGGTAGTAGTGGTCGACCCATTTTTGTTGGCCTCTGCGGAGGGCTCAGGAGAACAACAGTTCAAGATGAACATGTATGTTTCATGTTCGCGAGCACGCGAGTACCTGCAGCTCTGCTTCGTTTCCGATCCTGATATGGTCCGACGGCACTTACCAGCGCCTGCCGAGGCGCTCTACGAGGTCTTGGAGAGATAG
- a CDS encoding DUF1998 domain-containing protein, whose protein sequence is MSGVRRGQLVTPFGVGAIVEVGQDSFVCADLSRWAPADTLALPESELQRITRREIRTPFASAPFVRFPRWLFCPLCRIMVKLTPDKEAELITKGFTTPRCAECKKAELTPMGFVQACEDGHLDEIDWFRWAHRNNHVASSGQCAPGAARMHFKTTGARGGDWETLRIECECGARNTLEGLTTRPLPGKCRGRQPWMSQDGDPCDKQPFGHRRGDSNLYFPDQLSAIDIVVDGAMPTGGLRAFLAEQLAKPTWAPARTMAQAFAPKDVAQAWRQLLSDLAQERGVSLAEIEEAFILELEGKPNVEANDHDLSGATQEEILRREWPVLSRRSDLEHPSLIIRVRPPHEDWSLQLKDAVESISLLPRLREVRALLSFRRVSDGGLRQPLHSAIENHWLPGVEVWGEGVFIRLSEEYVSRWENSLSPSLLARLQRLAQLHQGSGRSPATVTARFLAVHTLSHALIRRLAFDAGYSSTALRERVYAGDGMAGLLIYTADADSEGSLGGLVRMGEPATLGRTLEAALNDAAWCSADPVCAETRSQGVRGMNGSACHACSLISETSCTFHNQLLDRHFLLSVEDGRMDSGLLPVPPLPE, encoded by the coding sequence ATGAGCGGAGTTCGCCGTGGACAGCTCGTCACCCCATTTGGGGTAGGCGCTATCGTCGAAGTTGGTCAGGATAGCTTTGTGTGTGCGGATCTATCGCGTTGGGCACCCGCGGATACGCTCGCTCTGCCCGAATCCGAACTTCAGCGAATTACGCGACGAGAGATTCGAACGCCCTTCGCGAGCGCACCGTTTGTCCGGTTTCCGCGTTGGTTGTTCTGCCCGTTGTGCAGAATCATGGTCAAGCTTACGCCGGACAAGGAAGCGGAGCTGATAACGAAGGGCTTCACCACCCCGAGATGTGCTGAGTGCAAAAAGGCGGAGTTAACGCCAATGGGCTTCGTTCAGGCCTGTGAAGACGGTCATCTCGACGAGATCGATTGGTTTCGTTGGGCTCATCGGAACAACCATGTTGCATCAAGCGGACAGTGCGCGCCGGGAGCTGCCCGAATGCATTTCAAGACAACCGGAGCGCGCGGCGGTGACTGGGAGACGCTTCGCATCGAATGCGAATGCGGAGCACGAAATACCCTTGAGGGTCTCACCACCCGTCCATTGCCTGGTAAGTGTCGTGGACGCCAGCCGTGGATGAGTCAAGACGGCGATCCTTGTGATAAGCAGCCGTTCGGTCATCGGCGCGGTGATTCCAATCTCTACTTTCCCGATCAGCTCTCTGCTATCGACATAGTTGTTGATGGTGCGATGCCGACGGGCGGATTGCGAGCCTTTCTGGCAGAACAGTTGGCGAAGCCGACATGGGCTCCAGCGCGCACTATGGCTCAAGCTTTTGCGCCAAAGGACGTGGCACAAGCCTGGAGGCAGTTACTCAGCGACCTTGCGCAAGAACGTGGAGTATCGCTTGCGGAGATTGAAGAGGCCTTTATCCTCGAGTTGGAGGGTAAGCCAAACGTCGAGGCGAATGACCATGATCTATCGGGTGCGACTCAAGAGGAGATACTTCGTCGAGAGTGGCCAGTGCTCTCCCGCAGGAGCGACCTTGAGCACCCATCACTGATAATCAGGGTGCGCCCGCCGCACGAAGACTGGTCGCTACAGCTCAAAGACGCAGTTGAGAGCATCAGTCTACTGCCTCGGCTTCGCGAAGTACGCGCATTGCTCTCCTTTCGACGAGTGTCAGATGGAGGGCTTCGGCAGCCGCTTCACTCTGCTATCGAGAATCACTGGCTGCCCGGTGTAGAGGTGTGGGGCGAAGGAGTCTTCATTCGACTTTCAGAGGAGTATGTATCCCGATGGGAGAACAGCCTTTCGCCTTCGCTGCTCGCGAGACTTCAAAGGCTAGCGCAGCTTCACCAAGGAAGTGGTCGATCCCCCGCCACGGTAACCGCACGGTTTTTGGCTGTGCATACCCTCAGCCATGCGCTTATAAGGCGTCTGGCATTTGACGCCGGCTATTCTTCGACAGCGTTGCGCGAGAGAGTCTACGCCGGCGATGGCATGGCCGGACTCCTCATCTACACGGCAGACGCGGACTCTGAGGGTTCGCTAGGTGGACTGGTTCGTATGGGTGAACCGGCGACTCTGGGCAGAACTCTTGAAGCCGCTCTGAACGACGCTGCATGGTGTTCCGCGGATCCGGTATGCGCAGAAACGCGCTCTCAGGGCGTGCGAGGGATGAACGGGTCGGCGTGTCATGCCTGCTCCCTCATTTCAGAGACAAGCTGCACGTTTCATAATCAGTTGCTCGATCGACACTTCCTTTTAAGTGTCGAAGATGGTCGAATGGATTCGGGGTTGCTCCCCGTTCCCCCGCTTCCGGAGTAA